The DNA segment AAAATGGAGAAGGGACTGAACCGTCTCAGGATTTTATCAATTAAACTTAGCAATGTGGTAACGTTCAAGAGTGTTTGCATCATAGAGAAGAAACATGGACTCCTTCTCAATGAGGGCTTGATCTTTTCGAAGAGTCGCCTTTTGAAAAAGGGGGATGCACAGTCTGTCCAGACTGCCCATCGCATAATCAGCAGAAGCATTCGGTAAACAATCACGCTTATCACCACTCCCTTGCTTCTCCCCTCCGTTGACTTGTGCTGCCAATCCAGTTATCTTTCCTGCCGCGGTTTCAACAAAGTTTGCTTCATGGAGGTGATGCCTATCCTCTTTTTTTCACTGCCGGGCCTTGGCGGCAATGGTGCCAGAGTTTACCAGTGCATCAGCTGCCGCCACATGATTACCCACTCAGACAAGCTCCTCTTTATCATGGGCAGCAACCGCCACATGCGCATAAACCCCCAGGGCATCGAGTGTGATTTTCACACATTCTCTGTGTGCCCGGGCGCCATTCCTCTGGGAGAACCAACACTTGCCCACACCTGGTTCGATGGCTACACATGGCAACTCGCCCTGTGCCGCTTTTGTGGACAGCACCTCGGTTGGTACTATCAATCCCTGTCGGAATCGCAGAGCCCGAGAGATTTCTGGGGACTTCTCATCAACGCTCTGTATATGAGATAGGTGAGGTCGGTGGTCGAGCCGGCCCTTTCGGTCGGACCAGGCTAATAGATTCAGCACTCGCCGCAGCGATATGCGATTATGATTAGGTGCGCCAGTATCTCTATCTGGCCTTCAGGGTGTGCCCTGGGATTGTTCACGCAGGGGACGAGACCGTCTTCCGGATTGAACCTGACCTTGTCGACCATGAAGACTTGGCTCGATTCGGGCATGGCTTCTCCGGGCGCAAAAAACCCGAGACACTTTCCGGCTCGGGCGAAGAAAGAGAGCGAAACTTTGCCACTATGAGAATTTTAAGCGGATTCATGTACATTTTTGCAAGCGGTCATCGGCTGAAAAAACCACCGGTAGTTACAGATTTAGCTCTCTATAGCGACCGTTTACCATCCGATAAGGTCGGGTGGGAAAAGTTGTGTTGGCGGAGAGGTGGCATACGGACCCAGAAAGGGGAGAGGGCTCAGAAATTGAGATCGGCAAAGCAGATCCCCTGCGGAATAAAAACGCACAATATGTATTCGTACAAGCCCACAGCAGTAAGAATTTAGATAGAAGACAACACTTGTTCCAGTCTTCTTGGTTATTGATAACGTCAGAGATGACTTGACACCACCAGCCAGGCATTATGGCAGGGTGCAAGCCAACTTATCGCGGTAACTAAAAGCCACATCCTAGGACGTGTACTCTTCACCCATCGACGGTGTGATTTCTAGGTCTAGAATAGACCCTGAGTAAATATAAAAACCTCCAAATCTAGTCAAGATTGCTATTAACCATAATTGCCTTATGTGTTCATTCCTGAATTCGCGTTTCCTCCAGTCTCTGAGCAGGGTCAAGCACCAAAGCGCATAGAATATGCCTATGCCGACTATTCAGAAAATAGTCAACAGATCGTTTTTTGTTTGCATGTGACAACCTCACTTATGATCATCAGTTTGGATCATAGAATTCTATCTCAACAGAAAAGGCAACGCCATAGTGCGCACCAAACTTAGCTCTAGATCACGGTCCACATTGTTCATTGTTCCTTGGGCTGCAGCCAGAATGATCAGGCTCCTCAGCACTAGCCGCTGCTCGGTCTTGGGCAAGCGAACCCACTGTTTCAGGGTTCGCTCTTGCTCCTCTGTCAACATGATGGGGGTGGCTTTTTTACTCATGCCACCCACTCTTACATATAACTCTAATTTATGCACTTAAGTACCAGTAAGAAAAAGCTGTTGTCGGCTGCATAGTAGAGAAACGCATAAAATCATCCCCGCCCCCTTTTGCACGCGTTATATATCGGAAAAGCGACAGGTTACACCCCTGATGGTAGCAGAGAAAAAAATAATTCCTGTTGCGCAGGATTCTATATAAGTGTTAATTTGAAATTCGAGGAATATTTTAATCTAGGAGTTAATTACCGCTGTGCAGAACGAAGAAAATCTTTCAGGGGCTTCGTCGTGATCAAGGAGCTTATCAAGCAGCACAAATGAACATAAAAGGCGCTAACGGCAAGAAAGTCCCTTTTGCCAGATAAACAAGAATGGGTGCAGCCTACATGTTCCACCTCTGGACAAAATCATTCAACTGGCCAGGGTCTTTGACACCACCGTGAATTGTCTGTCGACAAAGGACCGATCAAAGGACCATTGCATAGCATGCGGCTTGTGGAGCACTTTTGGGCTTTCGAGGACCTAAGGGCAGAGTATCAGAGGCCGTGATCGAACTCGTTGATACTAATAAAAACAGCGTCGAAGGAGCTGCAAGCCCATTAGGCAGGCAAGCCGCGTGGTTCTTAGATATCGTCAAGCTGTTTGGAAAAGGCTCCAGATTATGCCGACTGTTTTGAGCACTGGTCCATATCGAATATATTTTTACAGTCACGAGCCCAACGAACCCCCACATGTGCATGTTGACCGAGAAAACCATTCGTGCAAGTTTTGGCTGAATCCAGTTTCACTTGCCCGCAATCTTGGTTTTAGTGCGAGGGAATTGCGCAAGATAGCTTCGGTCGTGGAAGAAAACGAGCAACTCCTTCTGGAGGCATGGAATGAGTACTTCGGACATTAAACCTGGGGAACGAGTGAAGGATGTCAGTTTTACTGAAGATACTCTCAATGTCGATCTCATTGATGGGCGTACGATTATAGTGCCACTGGCCTGGTATCCCAGATTGCTCCATGCTACACCGCAACAACGAAACAACTGGCAGATATGCGGTGGAGGCTATGGCATACACTGGCCTGATATCGACGAGGACTTGAGCACGGAAGGATTGCTCCGGGGAGCACCAGCTCCAGGGGGCAAGATCTCAGAAGTCGCGTAGGTAAATCTCAGTATCCGTCTCAGTTGGTTAGTCCAAAGACCCGGAATTGGACATCACGCAAACGGAGAAAAGAGCTCAGACCTTTAGAATTGACATCACTACCCTGCTAACTAGTATGGAAATGGGGACGCTGTTTTATAATCCAATAACTCATTCTAGCAATACTTACTTATCAGCTCCAGCTACTGACACTTCCTTTAACGTGGGGAAAAAATGATACCAGCGATAGGCGTTGCAACTTTTCTGGCCAATACTGTATACGAGATGACCATCTCCGCTACAGCCCATGAACAACCAAGACTCCCTGATTTTACTTCTTAAACTATTAAAGAGCATCCAAGTGTTCCCACATCACAACTCTCCTTGTCCCAGGCTATATTATCGGTATCCCAGCCTTTGGTGTGAGAAATTTAAAAGAGCAAAATGGCAGGTTCACTGCCAAGGGAAACTAGGTTGGGACAATAGGCCAAGCCGGTCGTTGTCGAACTACCGCCCTTTGTGTAGACGATCCGGGTGGGCATCGGCATTGTAGGTGATTCTCAGCGTTGCCACATCATTCAGGTCTCTGAAATCATGGTCGGTTTTCATATTGCCCTTCGCATCGTAGGGTGTAGGTGTATGTGGTGCCGTCGTGGTCTTTCTCCTTTACTGCATGCTTGTGTCCCCAGACATATTATTTGTAATCGAGGACCTCTGTGCCCACGGTCTTGGAGGTGATGTTTCCTATGGCATTGTAGGTAAAGCTTACCGGGTTATAGGAGCCTGTGTCGGTCTTTGAAAGGAGTCTGTTTTCGTAAGCTGAGCAGTTATTAGAGGGGAGAAGCTAGCAAGAAATAGCTTTGTCGACGCCAGGTAAGGAAACACATAAATTCATCCCCTTCCCACTTTTTCACTTAGATTCGGCCACGTCCAGATGAAACTCGATGATCTCCTGGAGCTTTTTTGCAGCCGCTTACTCTTTTTTACCCGCTGGGTCACCGTGGACCTGCTCATTCCCAGAATCCTGCTTACCTCGGCGAGAAAGCCGCCCGCCTTGTCCAAAGCGCACTCGCACTCCTCGATGGTGCGCTTTCTGTTGCCCTTTGAGCTTTATTGAGCCATGTCATCCCACGCGTCCCGGAACGCGGGTCCCCGGGAAGGGCAGGCATAAAAAAACCCGAACCATTTCCGGCTCGGGCAAAGGAAAAGAGTGAGACTTTGCCAGCATGAGAACTTTGAGCAGGTTCACGGACGTTTTGCAAGCCATCTTCCGCTGAAAAAAAACCACCGATAGCACAGGTTAGCCTCCAACTGATTACCACTCGATAAGATCGGCTGCGAAAAGTTGGGTTGGTTGACGGGAGGGGTGGATAGAGAGAGGGATTCGGCCGCAGGAGGGAGTCAAAAGTGAAGTGAGGGAGGAGTCAGTAGTGTGATCGGAAAAAAAGAGCCGGGCAGTCCTGCTCTTGGCAGGGCTGATCGCGGCTGTTGCAGATTCTTACAAAAAAGAACCTGATTAGTTAGTGCCTTTGCTACAAGTTCACCCCTAGCCACCTCACAAAGAAGAAATGCGGAACATAGGACATTCTCCAGTCAATGGCAAGATTTGACATCTCTATTTACCTGAATCCGATTTCTTTTCACTTTTCTTTTTGCTAAGTCCACGATAAGCAACAATGACACTCATAACATACAATGGCACAAGACCAAGAGCGATGAAAGTCAAACCTTTTGAGTCCAGATTGCAATTTAGTAACATCAAAATCTTGATGCCTATAAAATAACCAATAATAAAGCATATAGGTAAGGCTAGAAATACAATTAAAGTATATCGTCTTCTATATCTCTCATCTATTTCTTGCCACATGTATTTTTTACCTCGGCCATTTAGTGATTTAATTACTATTGTAATAAAACTAGATTCACGTTTTCTACCATAACAGTATCATATAGATATTTGTTATTAATAATTTAGATCTAACCGGCACCATAAGTACTCATCCTAAGCATATCTCCATTCACGCATGTATCATGATCAGTTTGTTGATTTACTTCTGGATGTAGTTTGGTACCCATATACATAGTGCCTAATCCGACAACTGAAATTGTAACTCCCGTA comes from the Deltaproteobacteria bacterium genome and includes:
- a CDS encoding DUF2442 domain-containing protein, producing the protein MSTSDIKPGERVKDVSFTEDTLNVDLIDGRTIIVPLAWYPRLLHATPQQRNNWQICGGGYGIHWPDIDEDLSTEGLLRGAPAPGGKISEVA
- a CDS encoding DUF4160 domain-containing protein — encoded protein: MPTVLSTGPYRIYFYSHEPNEPPHVHVDRENHSCKFWLNPVSLARNLGFSARELRKIASVVEENEQLLLEAWNEYFGH